One Rhinolophus sinicus isolate RSC01 linkage group LG06, ASM3656204v1, whole genome shotgun sequence DNA window includes the following coding sequences:
- the EFEMP2 gene encoding EGF-containing fibulin-like extracellular matrix protein 2 isoform X1 — MCLGGRHQGQCPQDGALRDPGPEPALSQPVEPPEPWAAGASRAQPQDAPLRLLPPRVSTALGAAAVALGGSVSPGFGGARQLHDVNECLTIPEACKGEMKCINHYGGYLCLPRSAAVINDLHGEGPPPPVPPVQHPNPCPPGYEPDEQESCVDVDECAQALHDCRPSQQCHNLPGSYQCTCPDGYRKIGPECVDIDECRYRYCQHRCVNLPGSFRCQCEPGFQLGPNNRSCVDVNECDMGAPCEQRCFNSYGTFLCRCHQGYELHRDGFSCSDIDECSYSSYLCQYRCVNEPGRFSCHCPQGYQLLATRLCQDIDECESGAHQCSEAQTCVNFYGGYRCVDTNRCVEPYVQVSDNRCLCPASNPLCREQPSSIVHRYMTITSERSVPADVFQIQATSVYPGAYNAFQIRAGNSQGDFYIRQINNVSAMLVLARPVTGPREYVLDLEMVTMNSLMSYRASSVLRLTVFVGAYTF, encoded by the exons ATGTGTCTGGGGGGACGGCATCAGGGCCAATGCCCCCAGGATGGAGCACTAAGGGACCCTGGCCCAGAGCCG GCACTGTCGCAGCCAGTCGAGCCGCCGGAGCCGTGGGCCGCGGGGGCGTCGCGGGCCCAA ccccaggaTGCTCCCCTTCGCCTCCTGCCTCCCCGGGTCTCTACTGCTCTGGGCGCTGCTGCTGTTGCTCTTGGGGGCAGCGTCTCCCCAGGATTCGGAGGAGCCCGACAGCTACACG ATGTCAACGAGTGCCTGACCATCCCCGAGGCCTGCAAGGGGGAAATGAAATGCATCAACCACTATGGGGGCTACTTGTGCCTGCCTCGCTCGGCTGCCGTCATCAACGACCTGCATGGCGAGGGCCCACCACCACCAGTGCCACCTGTTCAACACCCGAACCCCTGCCCACCAGGCTATGAGCCTGATGAGCAAGAGAGCTGTGTGG ACGTGGACGAGTGTGCTCAGGCCCTGCACGACTGCCGCCCCAGCCAGCAGTGCCACAACCTGCCTGGTTCTTACCAGTGCACCTGCCCTGATGGTTACCGCAAGATTGGGCCTGAATGTGTGG ATATAGACGAGTGCCGCTACCGCTACTGCCAGCATCGCTGTGTGAACCTGCCTGGCTCCTTTCGCTGCCAGTGCGAACCAGGCTTCCAGCTGGGGCCCAACAACCGCTCCTGTGTGG ATGTGAACGAATGTGACATGGGGGCTCCATGCGAGCAGCGCTGCTTCAACTCCTATGGGACCTTCCTGTGTCGCTGCCATCAGGGCTACGAACTGCACCGGGATGGCTTCTCCTGCAGTG ATATTGATGAGTGCAGCTACTCCAGTTACCTCTGCCAGTACCGCTGTGTTAACGAGCCAGGTCGCTTCTCTTGCCACTGCCCACAGGGCTACCAGCTGCTGGCCACACGCCTCTGCCAAG ACATTGATGAGTGCGAGTCCGGCGCACACCAGTGCTCTGAAGCACAAACCTGTGTCAATTTCTATGGGGGCTACCGCTGTGTGGACACCAACCGTTGCGTGGAGCCTTATGTCCAGGTGTCTGACAA TCGCTGCCTCTGTCCGGCCTCCAACCCCCTGTGCCGGGAGCAGCCCTCGTCCATAGTGCACCGTTACATGACCATCACCTCGGAGCGAAGTGTACCTGCTGATGTCTTCCAGATCCAAGCCACCTCTGTCTATCCCGGCGCTTACAATGCCTTTCAGATCCGTGCTGGAAACTCCCAGGGGGACTTCTATATTAGG CAAATCAACAATGTCAGCGCCATGCTGGTGCTCGCCCGGCCTGTGACGGGCCCCCGGGAGTACGTGCTGGACCTCGAGATGGTAACCATGAACTCACTCATGAGCTACCGGGCCAGCTCAGTACTGAGACTCACCGTCTTCGTCGGGGCCTACACCTTCTGA
- the EFEMP2 gene encoding EGF-containing fibulin-like extracellular matrix protein 2 isoform X3 produces MKFWHCRSQSSRRSRGPRGRRGPNPRMLPFASCLPGSLLLWALLLLLLGAASPQDSEEPDSYTECTDGYEWDPDSQHCRDVNECLTIPEACKGEMKCINHYGGYLCLPRSAAVINDLHGEGPPPPVPPVQHPNPCPPGYEPDEQESCVDVDECAQALHDCRPSQQCHNLPGSYQCTCPDGYRKIGPECVDIDECRYRYCQHRCVNLPGSFRCQCEPGFQLGPNNRSCVDVNECDMGAPCEQRCFNSYGTFLCRCHQGYELHRDGFSCSDIDECSYSSYLCQYRCVNEPGRFSCHCPQGYQLLATRLCQDIDECESGAHQCSEAQTCVNFYGGYRCVDTNRCVEPYVQVSDNRCLCPASNPLCREQPSSIVHRYMTITSERSVPADVFQIQATSVYPGAYNAFQIRAGNSQGDFYIRQINNVSAMLVLARPVTGPREYVLDLEMVTMNSLMSYRASSVLRLTVFVGAYTF; encoded by the exons ATGAAGTTTTG GCACTGTCGCAGCCAGTCGAGCCGCCGGAGCCGTGGGCCGCGGGGGCGTCGCGGGCCCAA ccccaggaTGCTCCCCTTCGCCTCCTGCCTCCCCGGGTCTCTACTGCTCTGGGCGCTGCTGCTGTTGCTCTTGGGGGCAGCGTCTCCCCAGGATTCGGAGGAGCCCGACAGCTACACG GAATGCACAGATGGCTATGAGTGGGACCCCGACAGCCAGCACTGCCGGG ATGTCAACGAGTGCCTGACCATCCCCGAGGCCTGCAAGGGGGAAATGAAATGCATCAACCACTATGGGGGCTACTTGTGCCTGCCTCGCTCGGCTGCCGTCATCAACGACCTGCATGGCGAGGGCCCACCACCACCAGTGCCACCTGTTCAACACCCGAACCCCTGCCCACCAGGCTATGAGCCTGATGAGCAAGAGAGCTGTGTGG ACGTGGACGAGTGTGCTCAGGCCCTGCACGACTGCCGCCCCAGCCAGCAGTGCCACAACCTGCCTGGTTCTTACCAGTGCACCTGCCCTGATGGTTACCGCAAGATTGGGCCTGAATGTGTGG ATATAGACGAGTGCCGCTACCGCTACTGCCAGCATCGCTGTGTGAACCTGCCTGGCTCCTTTCGCTGCCAGTGCGAACCAGGCTTCCAGCTGGGGCCCAACAACCGCTCCTGTGTGG ATGTGAACGAATGTGACATGGGGGCTCCATGCGAGCAGCGCTGCTTCAACTCCTATGGGACCTTCCTGTGTCGCTGCCATCAGGGCTACGAACTGCACCGGGATGGCTTCTCCTGCAGTG ATATTGATGAGTGCAGCTACTCCAGTTACCTCTGCCAGTACCGCTGTGTTAACGAGCCAGGTCGCTTCTCTTGCCACTGCCCACAGGGCTACCAGCTGCTGGCCACACGCCTCTGCCAAG ACATTGATGAGTGCGAGTCCGGCGCACACCAGTGCTCTGAAGCACAAACCTGTGTCAATTTCTATGGGGGCTACCGCTGTGTGGACACCAACCGTTGCGTGGAGCCTTATGTCCAGGTGTCTGACAA TCGCTGCCTCTGTCCGGCCTCCAACCCCCTGTGCCGGGAGCAGCCCTCGTCCATAGTGCACCGTTACATGACCATCACCTCGGAGCGAAGTGTACCTGCTGATGTCTTCCAGATCCAAGCCACCTCTGTCTATCCCGGCGCTTACAATGCCTTTCAGATCCGTGCTGGAAACTCCCAGGGGGACTTCTATATTAGG CAAATCAACAATGTCAGCGCCATGCTGGTGCTCGCCCGGCCTGTGACGGGCCCCCGGGAGTACGTGCTGGACCTCGAGATGGTAACCATGAACTCACTCATGAGCTACCGGGCCAGCTCAGTACTGAGACTCACCGTCTTCGTCGGGGCCTACACCTTCTGA
- the EFEMP2 gene encoding EGF-containing fibulin-like extracellular matrix protein 2 isoform X4, whose product MHCRSQSSRRSRGPRGRRGPNPRMLPFASCLPGSLLLWALLLLLLGAASPQDSEEPDSYTECTDGYEWDPDSQHCRDVNECLTIPEACKGEMKCINHYGGYLCLPRSAAVINDLHGEGPPPPVPPVQHPNPCPPGYEPDEQESCVDVDECAQALHDCRPSQQCHNLPGSYQCTCPDGYRKIGPECVDIDECRYRYCQHRCVNLPGSFRCQCEPGFQLGPNNRSCVDVNECDMGAPCEQRCFNSYGTFLCRCHQGYELHRDGFSCSDIDECSYSSYLCQYRCVNEPGRFSCHCPQGYQLLATRLCQDIDECESGAHQCSEAQTCVNFYGGYRCVDTNRCVEPYVQVSDNRCLCPASNPLCREQPSSIVHRYMTITSERSVPADVFQIQATSVYPGAYNAFQIRAGNSQGDFYIRQINNVSAMLVLARPVTGPREYVLDLEMVTMNSLMSYRASSVLRLTVFVGAYTF is encoded by the exons AT GCACTGTCGCAGCCAGTCGAGCCGCCGGAGCCGTGGGCCGCGGGGGCGTCGCGGGCCCAA ccccaggaTGCTCCCCTTCGCCTCCTGCCTCCCCGGGTCTCTACTGCTCTGGGCGCTGCTGCTGTTGCTCTTGGGGGCAGCGTCTCCCCAGGATTCGGAGGAGCCCGACAGCTACACG GAATGCACAGATGGCTATGAGTGGGACCCCGACAGCCAGCACTGCCGGG ATGTCAACGAGTGCCTGACCATCCCCGAGGCCTGCAAGGGGGAAATGAAATGCATCAACCACTATGGGGGCTACTTGTGCCTGCCTCGCTCGGCTGCCGTCATCAACGACCTGCATGGCGAGGGCCCACCACCACCAGTGCCACCTGTTCAACACCCGAACCCCTGCCCACCAGGCTATGAGCCTGATGAGCAAGAGAGCTGTGTGG ACGTGGACGAGTGTGCTCAGGCCCTGCACGACTGCCGCCCCAGCCAGCAGTGCCACAACCTGCCTGGTTCTTACCAGTGCACCTGCCCTGATGGTTACCGCAAGATTGGGCCTGAATGTGTGG ATATAGACGAGTGCCGCTACCGCTACTGCCAGCATCGCTGTGTGAACCTGCCTGGCTCCTTTCGCTGCCAGTGCGAACCAGGCTTCCAGCTGGGGCCCAACAACCGCTCCTGTGTGG ATGTGAACGAATGTGACATGGGGGCTCCATGCGAGCAGCGCTGCTTCAACTCCTATGGGACCTTCCTGTGTCGCTGCCATCAGGGCTACGAACTGCACCGGGATGGCTTCTCCTGCAGTG ATATTGATGAGTGCAGCTACTCCAGTTACCTCTGCCAGTACCGCTGTGTTAACGAGCCAGGTCGCTTCTCTTGCCACTGCCCACAGGGCTACCAGCTGCTGGCCACACGCCTCTGCCAAG ACATTGATGAGTGCGAGTCCGGCGCACACCAGTGCTCTGAAGCACAAACCTGTGTCAATTTCTATGGGGGCTACCGCTGTGTGGACACCAACCGTTGCGTGGAGCCTTATGTCCAGGTGTCTGACAA TCGCTGCCTCTGTCCGGCCTCCAACCCCCTGTGCCGGGAGCAGCCCTCGTCCATAGTGCACCGTTACATGACCATCACCTCGGAGCGAAGTGTACCTGCTGATGTCTTCCAGATCCAAGCCACCTCTGTCTATCCCGGCGCTTACAATGCCTTTCAGATCCGTGCTGGAAACTCCCAGGGGGACTTCTATATTAGG CAAATCAACAATGTCAGCGCCATGCTGGTGCTCGCCCGGCCTGTGACGGGCCCCCGGGAGTACGTGCTGGACCTCGAGATGGTAACCATGAACTCACTCATGAGCTACCGGGCCAGCTCAGTACTGAGACTCACCGTCTTCGTCGGGGCCTACACCTTCTGA
- the EFEMP2 gene encoding EGF-containing fibulin-like extracellular matrix protein 2 isoform X2: MKHSGPGSVLSSGEGLGTLDEVLALSQPVEPPEPWAAGASRAQPQDAPLRLLPPRVSTALGAAAVALGGSVSPGFGGARQLHDVNECLTIPEACKGEMKCINHYGGYLCLPRSAAVINDLHGEGPPPPVPPVQHPNPCPPGYEPDEQESCVDVDECAQALHDCRPSQQCHNLPGSYQCTCPDGYRKIGPECVDIDECRYRYCQHRCVNLPGSFRCQCEPGFQLGPNNRSCVDVNECDMGAPCEQRCFNSYGTFLCRCHQGYELHRDGFSCSDIDECSYSSYLCQYRCVNEPGRFSCHCPQGYQLLATRLCQDIDECESGAHQCSEAQTCVNFYGGYRCVDTNRCVEPYVQVSDNRCLCPASNPLCREQPSSIVHRYMTITSERSVPADVFQIQATSVYPGAYNAFQIRAGNSQGDFYIRQINNVSAMLVLARPVTGPREYVLDLEMVTMNSLMSYRASSVLRLTVFVGAYTF, from the exons ATGAAGCACTCTGGGCCTGGGAGCGTCTTGTCTTCGGGCGAGGGTCTGGGGACCCTCGATGAAGTTTTG GCACTGTCGCAGCCAGTCGAGCCGCCGGAGCCGTGGGCCGCGGGGGCGTCGCGGGCCCAA ccccaggaTGCTCCCCTTCGCCTCCTGCCTCCCCGGGTCTCTACTGCTCTGGGCGCTGCTGCTGTTGCTCTTGGGGGCAGCGTCTCCCCAGGATTCGGAGGAGCCCGACAGCTACACG ATGTCAACGAGTGCCTGACCATCCCCGAGGCCTGCAAGGGGGAAATGAAATGCATCAACCACTATGGGGGCTACTTGTGCCTGCCTCGCTCGGCTGCCGTCATCAACGACCTGCATGGCGAGGGCCCACCACCACCAGTGCCACCTGTTCAACACCCGAACCCCTGCCCACCAGGCTATGAGCCTGATGAGCAAGAGAGCTGTGTGG ACGTGGACGAGTGTGCTCAGGCCCTGCACGACTGCCGCCCCAGCCAGCAGTGCCACAACCTGCCTGGTTCTTACCAGTGCACCTGCCCTGATGGTTACCGCAAGATTGGGCCTGAATGTGTGG ATATAGACGAGTGCCGCTACCGCTACTGCCAGCATCGCTGTGTGAACCTGCCTGGCTCCTTTCGCTGCCAGTGCGAACCAGGCTTCCAGCTGGGGCCCAACAACCGCTCCTGTGTGG ATGTGAACGAATGTGACATGGGGGCTCCATGCGAGCAGCGCTGCTTCAACTCCTATGGGACCTTCCTGTGTCGCTGCCATCAGGGCTACGAACTGCACCGGGATGGCTTCTCCTGCAGTG ATATTGATGAGTGCAGCTACTCCAGTTACCTCTGCCAGTACCGCTGTGTTAACGAGCCAGGTCGCTTCTCTTGCCACTGCCCACAGGGCTACCAGCTGCTGGCCACACGCCTCTGCCAAG ACATTGATGAGTGCGAGTCCGGCGCACACCAGTGCTCTGAAGCACAAACCTGTGTCAATTTCTATGGGGGCTACCGCTGTGTGGACACCAACCGTTGCGTGGAGCCTTATGTCCAGGTGTCTGACAA TCGCTGCCTCTGTCCGGCCTCCAACCCCCTGTGCCGGGAGCAGCCCTCGTCCATAGTGCACCGTTACATGACCATCACCTCGGAGCGAAGTGTACCTGCTGATGTCTTCCAGATCCAAGCCACCTCTGTCTATCCCGGCGCTTACAATGCCTTTCAGATCCGTGCTGGAAACTCCCAGGGGGACTTCTATATTAGG CAAATCAACAATGTCAGCGCCATGCTGGTGCTCGCCCGGCCTGTGACGGGCCCCCGGGAGTACGTGCTGGACCTCGAGATGGTAACCATGAACTCACTCATGAGCTACCGGGCCAGCTCAGTACTGAGACTCACCGTCTTCGTCGGGGCCTACACCTTCTGA
- the EFEMP2 gene encoding EGF-containing fibulin-like extracellular matrix protein 2 isoform X7, translating into MPPGWSTKGPWPRAGTVAASRAAGAVGRGGVAGPNVNECLTIPEACKGEMKCINHYGGYLCLPRSAAVINDLHGEGPPPPVPPVQHPNPCPPGYEPDEQESCVDVDECAQALHDCRPSQQCHNLPGSYQCTCPDGYRKIGPECVDIDECRYRYCQHRCVNLPGSFRCQCEPGFQLGPNNRSCVDVNECDMGAPCEQRCFNSYGTFLCRCHQGYELHRDGFSCSDIDECSYSSYLCQYRCVNEPGRFSCHCPQGYQLLATRLCQDIDECESGAHQCSEAQTCVNFYGGYRCVDTNRCVEPYVQVSDNRCLCPASNPLCREQPSSIVHRYMTITSERSVPADVFQIQATSVYPGAYNAFQIRAGNSQGDFYIRQINNVSAMLVLARPVTGPREYVLDLEMVTMNSLMSYRASSVLRLTVFVGAYTF; encoded by the exons ATGCCCCCAGGATGGAGCACTAAGGGACCCTGGCCCAGAGCCG GCACTGTCGCAGCCAGTCGAGCCGCCGGAGCCGTGGGCCGCGGGGGCGTCGCGGGCCCAA ATGTCAACGAGTGCCTGACCATCCCCGAGGCCTGCAAGGGGGAAATGAAATGCATCAACCACTATGGGGGCTACTTGTGCCTGCCTCGCTCGGCTGCCGTCATCAACGACCTGCATGGCGAGGGCCCACCACCACCAGTGCCACCTGTTCAACACCCGAACCCCTGCCCACCAGGCTATGAGCCTGATGAGCAAGAGAGCTGTGTGG ACGTGGACGAGTGTGCTCAGGCCCTGCACGACTGCCGCCCCAGCCAGCAGTGCCACAACCTGCCTGGTTCTTACCAGTGCACCTGCCCTGATGGTTACCGCAAGATTGGGCCTGAATGTGTGG ATATAGACGAGTGCCGCTACCGCTACTGCCAGCATCGCTGTGTGAACCTGCCTGGCTCCTTTCGCTGCCAGTGCGAACCAGGCTTCCAGCTGGGGCCCAACAACCGCTCCTGTGTGG ATGTGAACGAATGTGACATGGGGGCTCCATGCGAGCAGCGCTGCTTCAACTCCTATGGGACCTTCCTGTGTCGCTGCCATCAGGGCTACGAACTGCACCGGGATGGCTTCTCCTGCAGTG ATATTGATGAGTGCAGCTACTCCAGTTACCTCTGCCAGTACCGCTGTGTTAACGAGCCAGGTCGCTTCTCTTGCCACTGCCCACAGGGCTACCAGCTGCTGGCCACACGCCTCTGCCAAG ACATTGATGAGTGCGAGTCCGGCGCACACCAGTGCTCTGAAGCACAAACCTGTGTCAATTTCTATGGGGGCTACCGCTGTGTGGACACCAACCGTTGCGTGGAGCCTTATGTCCAGGTGTCTGACAA TCGCTGCCTCTGTCCGGCCTCCAACCCCCTGTGCCGGGAGCAGCCCTCGTCCATAGTGCACCGTTACATGACCATCACCTCGGAGCGAAGTGTACCTGCTGATGTCTTCCAGATCCAAGCCACCTCTGTCTATCCCGGCGCTTACAATGCCTTTCAGATCCGTGCTGGAAACTCCCAGGGGGACTTCTATATTAGG CAAATCAACAATGTCAGCGCCATGCTGGTGCTCGCCCGGCCTGTGACGGGCCCCCGGGAGTACGTGCTGGACCTCGAGATGGTAACCATGAACTCACTCATGAGCTACCGGGCCAGCTCAGTACTGAGACTCACCGTCTTCGTCGGGGCCTACACCTTCTGA
- the EFEMP2 gene encoding EGF-containing fibulin-like extracellular matrix protein 2 isoform X6 — protein MLPFASCLPGSLLLWALLLLLLGAASPQDSEEPDSYTECTDGYEWDPDSQHCRDVNECLTIPEACKGEMKCINHYGGYLCLPRSAAVINDLHGEGPPPPVPPVQHPNPCPPGYEPDEQESCVDVDECAQALHDCRPSQQCHNLPGSYQCTCPDGYRKIGPECVDIDECRYRYCQHRCVNLPGSFRCQCEPGFQLGPNNRSCVDVNECDMGAPCEQRCFNSYGTFLCRCHQGYELHRDGFSCSDIDECSYSSYLCQYRCVNEPGRFSCHCPQGYQLLATRLCQDIDECESGAHQCSEAQTCVNFYGGYRCVDTNRCVEPYVQVSDNRCLCPASNPLCREQPSSIVHRYMTITSERSVPADVFQIQATSVYPGAYNAFQIRAGNSQGDFYIRQINNVSAMLVLARPVTGPREYVLDLEMVTMNSLMSYRASSVLRLTVFVGAYTF, from the exons aTGCTCCCCTTCGCCTCCTGCCTCCCCGGGTCTCTACTGCTCTGGGCGCTGCTGCTGTTGCTCTTGGGGGCAGCGTCTCCCCAGGATTCGGAGGAGCCCGACAGCTACACG GAATGCACAGATGGCTATGAGTGGGACCCCGACAGCCAGCACTGCCGGG ATGTCAACGAGTGCCTGACCATCCCCGAGGCCTGCAAGGGGGAAATGAAATGCATCAACCACTATGGGGGCTACTTGTGCCTGCCTCGCTCGGCTGCCGTCATCAACGACCTGCATGGCGAGGGCCCACCACCACCAGTGCCACCTGTTCAACACCCGAACCCCTGCCCACCAGGCTATGAGCCTGATGAGCAAGAGAGCTGTGTGG ACGTGGACGAGTGTGCTCAGGCCCTGCACGACTGCCGCCCCAGCCAGCAGTGCCACAACCTGCCTGGTTCTTACCAGTGCACCTGCCCTGATGGTTACCGCAAGATTGGGCCTGAATGTGTGG ATATAGACGAGTGCCGCTACCGCTACTGCCAGCATCGCTGTGTGAACCTGCCTGGCTCCTTTCGCTGCCAGTGCGAACCAGGCTTCCAGCTGGGGCCCAACAACCGCTCCTGTGTGG ATGTGAACGAATGTGACATGGGGGCTCCATGCGAGCAGCGCTGCTTCAACTCCTATGGGACCTTCCTGTGTCGCTGCCATCAGGGCTACGAACTGCACCGGGATGGCTTCTCCTGCAGTG ATATTGATGAGTGCAGCTACTCCAGTTACCTCTGCCAGTACCGCTGTGTTAACGAGCCAGGTCGCTTCTCTTGCCACTGCCCACAGGGCTACCAGCTGCTGGCCACACGCCTCTGCCAAG ACATTGATGAGTGCGAGTCCGGCGCACACCAGTGCTCTGAAGCACAAACCTGTGTCAATTTCTATGGGGGCTACCGCTGTGTGGACACCAACCGTTGCGTGGAGCCTTATGTCCAGGTGTCTGACAA TCGCTGCCTCTGTCCGGCCTCCAACCCCCTGTGCCGGGAGCAGCCCTCGTCCATAGTGCACCGTTACATGACCATCACCTCGGAGCGAAGTGTACCTGCTGATGTCTTCCAGATCCAAGCCACCTCTGTCTATCCCGGCGCTTACAATGCCTTTCAGATCCGTGCTGGAAACTCCCAGGGGGACTTCTATATTAGG CAAATCAACAATGTCAGCGCCATGCTGGTGCTCGCCCGGCCTGTGACGGGCCCCCGGGAGTACGTGCTGGACCTCGAGATGGTAACCATGAACTCACTCATGAGCTACCGGGCCAGCTCAGTACTGAGACTCACCGTCTTCGTCGGGGCCTACACCTTCTGA
- the EFEMP2 gene encoding EGF-containing fibulin-like extracellular matrix protein 2 isoform X5, translating into MCLGGRHQGQCPQDGALRDPGPEPALSQPVEPPEPWAAGASRAQECTDGYEWDPDSQHCRDVNECLTIPEACKGEMKCINHYGGYLCLPRSAAVINDLHGEGPPPPVPPVQHPNPCPPGYEPDEQESCVDVDECAQALHDCRPSQQCHNLPGSYQCTCPDGYRKIGPECVDIDECRYRYCQHRCVNLPGSFRCQCEPGFQLGPNNRSCVDVNECDMGAPCEQRCFNSYGTFLCRCHQGYELHRDGFSCSDIDECSYSSYLCQYRCVNEPGRFSCHCPQGYQLLATRLCQDIDECESGAHQCSEAQTCVNFYGGYRCVDTNRCVEPYVQVSDNRCLCPASNPLCREQPSSIVHRYMTITSERSVPADVFQIQATSVYPGAYNAFQIRAGNSQGDFYIRQINNVSAMLVLARPVTGPREYVLDLEMVTMNSLMSYRASSVLRLTVFVGAYTF; encoded by the exons ATGTGTCTGGGGGGACGGCATCAGGGCCAATGCCCCCAGGATGGAGCACTAAGGGACCCTGGCCCAGAGCCG GCACTGTCGCAGCCAGTCGAGCCGCCGGAGCCGTGGGCCGCGGGGGCGTCGCGGGCCCAA GAATGCACAGATGGCTATGAGTGGGACCCCGACAGCCAGCACTGCCGGG ATGTCAACGAGTGCCTGACCATCCCCGAGGCCTGCAAGGGGGAAATGAAATGCATCAACCACTATGGGGGCTACTTGTGCCTGCCTCGCTCGGCTGCCGTCATCAACGACCTGCATGGCGAGGGCCCACCACCACCAGTGCCACCTGTTCAACACCCGAACCCCTGCCCACCAGGCTATGAGCCTGATGAGCAAGAGAGCTGTGTGG ACGTGGACGAGTGTGCTCAGGCCCTGCACGACTGCCGCCCCAGCCAGCAGTGCCACAACCTGCCTGGTTCTTACCAGTGCACCTGCCCTGATGGTTACCGCAAGATTGGGCCTGAATGTGTGG ATATAGACGAGTGCCGCTACCGCTACTGCCAGCATCGCTGTGTGAACCTGCCTGGCTCCTTTCGCTGCCAGTGCGAACCAGGCTTCCAGCTGGGGCCCAACAACCGCTCCTGTGTGG ATGTGAACGAATGTGACATGGGGGCTCCATGCGAGCAGCGCTGCTTCAACTCCTATGGGACCTTCCTGTGTCGCTGCCATCAGGGCTACGAACTGCACCGGGATGGCTTCTCCTGCAGTG ATATTGATGAGTGCAGCTACTCCAGTTACCTCTGCCAGTACCGCTGTGTTAACGAGCCAGGTCGCTTCTCTTGCCACTGCCCACAGGGCTACCAGCTGCTGGCCACACGCCTCTGCCAAG ACATTGATGAGTGCGAGTCCGGCGCACACCAGTGCTCTGAAGCACAAACCTGTGTCAATTTCTATGGGGGCTACCGCTGTGTGGACACCAACCGTTGCGTGGAGCCTTATGTCCAGGTGTCTGACAA TCGCTGCCTCTGTCCGGCCTCCAACCCCCTGTGCCGGGAGCAGCCCTCGTCCATAGTGCACCGTTACATGACCATCACCTCGGAGCGAAGTGTACCTGCTGATGTCTTCCAGATCCAAGCCACCTCTGTCTATCCCGGCGCTTACAATGCCTTTCAGATCCGTGCTGGAAACTCCCAGGGGGACTTCTATATTAGG CAAATCAACAATGTCAGCGCCATGCTGGTGCTCGCCCGGCCTGTGACGGGCCCCCGGGAGTACGTGCTGGACCTCGAGATGGTAACCATGAACTCACTCATGAGCTACCGGGCCAGCTCAGTACTGAGACTCACCGTCTTCGTCGGGGCCTACACCTTCTGA